A window from Deltaproteobacteria bacterium encodes these proteins:
- a CDS encoding SIS domain-containing protein, whose translation MSDRPNKRTVGIGSMVADRIHRVPRILASDQKGIMRAGADGRTAELRVGGVVLNHLGWAAVLGLPVGIFGKQADDANGRFLRDAMDRFGIAKDIVLDGSASSFADIYVDDSGGRAIYMAPGATSETTYSHVRRHHERTIASALRATTEVSQLPLAAANEVCRLAEVAGVPTLVDLDVPPSDAVPQLGTQAELEQLLRRAKILKPSSAAARELVLTASGDALASARKLRERYGNEAVVVTDGEAGCAVATAREALRVPAYAVASVVDTTGAGDAFLGGVLVGLAAGLGWEDIARLGNACGAACVEKLGAFPDDAIAARDAVLARYDGAALPSWVIRGLAVTPEALPANEALVAYDVALSELAGLRKRLDAAAFERVVGLIDAARASGGRVHVTGIGKPEHIARYGAALLASVGTPASFLHATETMHGSAGQVVRGDVVIAISNSGETRELLAAVGAVKALGAQLVAITGAPRSSLAQLAAVVLDAGVAQEGGGLGLAPRASAAAELLVVAALSAALEHARGLTRAEYHALHPAGGLGAKSGG comes from the coding sequence ATGAGCGATCGGCCTAACAAGCGGACCGTCGGCATCGGCAGCATGGTCGCGGACCGCATTCACCGCGTGCCGCGCATTCTCGCGAGCGACCAGAAGGGCATCATGCGCGCCGGCGCGGACGGGCGCACCGCGGAGCTGCGCGTCGGCGGCGTCGTGCTGAATCACCTCGGCTGGGCCGCGGTGCTCGGGCTGCCGGTGGGCATCTTCGGCAAGCAGGCCGACGACGCGAACGGGCGCTTCCTGCGCGACGCGATGGATCGCTTCGGCATCGCGAAGGACATCGTGCTCGACGGCTCGGCCAGCTCGTTCGCCGACATTTACGTCGACGACTCCGGCGGCCGCGCGATCTACATGGCGCCCGGCGCGACGAGCGAGACGACCTACTCGCACGTGCGCCGCCACCACGAGCGCACGATCGCGAGCGCGCTGCGCGCGACGACGGAGGTCTCGCAGCTGCCGCTCGCTGCGGCGAACGAGGTGTGCCGGCTCGCGGAGGTGGCGGGCGTGCCCACGCTCGTCGACCTCGACGTCCCGCCTTCGGACGCCGTGCCGCAGCTCGGCACGCAGGCCGAGCTGGAGCAGCTGCTGCGGCGCGCGAAGATCCTGAAGCCGTCGAGCGCGGCGGCGCGCGAGCTCGTGCTCACGGCGAGCGGCGACGCGCTCGCGAGCGCAAGGAAGCTCCGCGAGCGCTACGGGAACGAAGCCGTGGTCGTTACGGACGGCGAGGCGGGCTGCGCCGTCGCCACCGCGCGCGAGGCGCTGCGCGTGCCGGCGTACGCGGTCGCGAGCGTCGTCGACACCACGGGCGCGGGCGACGCGTTTCTCGGCGGCGTACTCGTCGGGCTCGCCGCGGGTCTCGGCTGGGAAGACATCGCGCGGCTCGGCAACGCCTGCGGCGCGGCATGCGTCGAGAAGCTCGGCGCGTTCCCCGACGACGCCATCGCCGCGCGCGACGCCGTGCTCGCGCGCTACGACGGCGCCGCGCTGCCGAGCTGGGTGATACGCGGGCTCGCGGTCACGCCCGAGGCGCTGCCGGCAAACGAGGCGCTCGTCGCCTACGACGTTGCGCTCAGCGAGCTCGCCGGGCTGCGCAAGCGGCTCGACGCGGCGGCGTTCGAGCGCGTGGTCGGATTGATCGACGCGGCGCGCGCGAGCGGCGGGCGGGTGCACGTGACGGGCATCGGCAAGCCCGAGCACATCGCACGCTACGGGGCGGCGCTGCTCGCCTCGGTGGGCACCCCTGCGTCGTTCCTGCACGCGACCGAGACGATGCACGGCAGCGCCGGGCAAGTCGTGCGAGGCGACGTCGTGATCGCGATCAGCAACAGCGGCGAGACGCGCGAGCTGCTCGCGGCCGTCGGCGCGGTGAAGGCGCTCGGCGCGCAGCTCGTCGCGATCACGGGCGCCCCGCGCTCCTCGCTCGCGCAGCTCGCTGCGGTCGTGCTCGACGCGGGCGTCGCGCAGGAAGGCGGCGGCCTCGGCCTCGCTCCGCGCGCGAGCGCGGCGGCCGAGTTGTTAGTGGTCGCCGCGCTCTCCGCCGCACTCGAGCACGCGCGCGGCCTCACGCGCGCCGAGTACCACGCGCTGCACCCGGCGGGCGGGCTCGGAGCGAAGAGCGGCGGCTAG
- a CDS encoding sulfite exporter TauE/SafE family protein, which yields MTPEITPALLAAIFAMAVLYSSVGHGGSSGYIAVMSLFALAPAFIKPTALALNILVASIGSVQFFRAGFFSFALFWPFAVLAAPLAFFGGAAELPPRAFKLIVGAVLLFAATRLVIPQRDAEETRLPPRAAAIASGGAIGVLAGLTGTGGGIFLTPLLLFFRWASLRTAAAVSAPFILVNSIAGLAGNLTATREFPIGALALAGAAGAGGAIGSYLGSKRLPSSRIRQLLALVLVIAGLKLVFT from the coding sequence ATGACGCCCGAGATCACGCCCGCGCTGCTCGCCGCGATCTTCGCGATGGCGGTGCTGTACTCGTCGGTCGGGCACGGCGGCTCGTCGGGCTACATCGCGGTGATGTCGCTGTTCGCGCTCGCGCCGGCGTTCATCAAGCCCACCGCGCTCGCGCTGAACATCCTCGTCGCGAGCATCGGCAGCGTGCAGTTCTTTCGCGCGGGCTTCTTCTCCTTCGCGCTGTTCTGGCCGTTCGCCGTGCTCGCGGCGCCGCTCGCGTTCTTCGGGGGCGCCGCGGAGCTGCCGCCGCGCGCGTTCAAGCTGATCGTCGGCGCGGTGCTGCTCTTCGCGGCTACGCGCCTCGTCATCCCGCAGCGCGACGCCGAGGAGACGCGCCTGCCACCGCGCGCCGCGGCGATCGCGAGCGGCGGCGCGATCGGCGTGCTCGCGGGCCTAACAGGTACGGGCGGCGGCATCTTCCTCACGCCGCTGCTGCTGTTCTTCCGCTGGGCGAGCTTGCGCACCGCCGCCGCCGTGAGCGCGCCCTTCATCCTGGTGAACTCGATCGCCGGCCTCGCGGGCAACCTCACCGCGACGCGCGAGTTCCCGATCGGCGCCCTCGCGCTCGCCGGCGCCGCGGGAGCCGGCGGCGCGATCGGTTCTTACCTCGGCAGCAAGCGCTTGCCGTCGTCGCGGATCCGCCAGCTGCTCGCGCTGGTGCTCGTGATCGCGGGCCTGAAGCTGGTCTTCACGTGA
- a CDS encoding universal stress protein codes for MHIDVRRILVPIDFSAHAEPVIRWALHLAEEHGSTLVLLHAYHLPVEFQQLEGAYLPQEFWASVKAEAEANLEQFAARVREAKVPVEVLAREGYPATVIEDEAVAQRADMIVIGTRGRSGLKHLLLGSIAERVVQKAPCQVLTVRLPEGKH; via the coding sequence ATGCACATCGATGTCCGCCGCATCCTCGTGCCGATCGACTTCTCGGCCCACGCCGAGCCCGTGATCCGCTGGGCGCTTCATCTCGCCGAGGAGCACGGCTCGACCCTCGTGCTGCTGCACGCCTACCACCTGCCGGTCGAGTTCCAGCAGCTCGAGGGCGCCTATCTCCCGCAGGAGTTCTGGGCCTCGGTGAAGGCGGAGGCAGAGGCGAACCTCGAGCAGTTCGCGGCGCGCGTGCGCGAGGCGAAGGTTCCGGTCGAGGTGCTGGCGCGCGAGGGCTACCCCGCCACGGTGATCGAGGACGAGGCGGTGGCGCAGCGCGCCGACATGATCGTGATCGGCACGCGCGGGCGTTCGGGGCTGAAGCACCTGCTGCTCGGCTCGATCGCAGAGCGCGTCGTGCAGAAGGCGCCGTGCCAGGTCCTGACTGTGCGCCTGCCGGAGGGGAAGCACTGA